The window TATACTAAgcataaaatgtaaaatcttactataaattaaaacatttacttacattattagcatgttcacaatattttcccAAGTGAACAGAAGCAGCCATCAAAGTCGAAGCGGAAAGATTCACTTCAGGCACCGTTAATTCCGATTCTTCGGGCAAGATGACATCGTGGGTCAATACCATTTTTACCCTTTTTCAAATGTTCAcggatatattaaaaatttaaacaaaataagtatGAAAATTTCTCCCACAAAACCCGTGGAAGAAATTTGTCAAGATTAATCGGATAAAATACGGAAAATGAGTGTTTTGACAAATGTCGGACATCTCTTTCATTTTAGTTCTGTATAAAAGAGATGGAAATAATCGTTGTGTATTCTTATTTTTGACGCATTATCAAATAGACTTTGACGTATGAATGCATTTGacatttgcttttttatgtaaatggcTATTGGTAcaagttcaaacaaacaatttgATATTAGACATATGAAATGCAATAATTAAACGCGAGTATAACGCATGcatctgtttattttataaaataaatgactagaaattatttaagtacAGGGAAAAACATTTGATTTGACTGCCGTAAACTAATATTCATCGTTCCAGAATATAATCATCGTTTCATATTTTCTCGTTGTTTCCCATAGAAACCATTGATTTCTTCACCATTTGTCGGCTGTGCGTCatctaaaaaaacaaaaaatcacatCATTTTGTCTCTGTGCGGGAATACTCGCGACTTcatgttttacattttacaagcgGCCTAGTGATCAGTAGTCTAACTTCAATAGTGTGCGCCATGCATGCtatcaaaatatttccttttcaaATATTCTGCAATTGACATAACTCATACAGTTTAGTACATGATACACACCATTCACTAAATATTACCATACAGGGTGTAGcatgtaaatttttaaattgtagagGTAGCTAATGTAACAATTGTGTCGTGTTATACCTTCATATAGTTCTGTATTTTCGGCACGCCATGGGTAAAGCTTTGGAATATCGAAACGATTTTCCTgcaaaaatattcatacatacttaataaaattttatcagaaTTTACTGAATGGGTATATTATAATTCCCAGATTACAAAAACGttctaaatacatataattaagaatataataattgatttacCGAATCATAGTTTCTTCTTCCCATGCgcggtatatttttattagttttaatcaCATACCCCATCATTCCTTGATCGAATGGGCTAATAGCTTCATTGCTTCTGCCGACCCTCGGTACATTATTTGGCTTAATAAATGAACTTTCCacttgcaaaaataaacatactagGCACAACGCCGTTAATACCTTAGTTACCCTAAAGGCCATTTTAAGAACAAAACTAGTTTACGCGGGAACACCTAACACGTTTAAACGAACAAACGATGTCTGACATTTTTCGAAATAATTCTGAGTTATATACCCCATTGCTTCGATTAGTCCCCTATTTAGAAAAGATTACATCAAAATTACTCATCCCCGTAACAAGAATACTAAGTAGATCCCAGATTTCAATCGGTCTTTATTGATAGGGGTACTTCGATAATGATCTTAAATAGGTAggtaaattttttgtttatgctCAATGATAGAAAAAGgaataatctataataatacGGTTTGACCTAATGACCTTTATCCTATTTACTCAATATGGGGTCCAtgcaatatgttataaaaaaaatctccagTTCGCATtcctattacaataattttagcaGATCTTTCTGAATCCTTAATTATAGTCAGGTTCTACTGTGCTCCTTCGGCCTGGACGGTGCAGACATCCGTCGGTTTTCTTTAAAAGAATCTTATTATTAGTGGTCCTTCGAGCCATTTGAGAATTAACGACGTATATAAAGCACTAGATCcacgaaaattaaatataatatcaggaTTAgggttttcttttaaattgacGAAGCGCCAAGCATTATCAGTAcaatataaga of the Manduca sexta isolate Smith_Timp_Sample1 chromosome 18, JHU_Msex_v1.0, whole genome shotgun sequence genome contains:
- the LOC115441646 gene encoding uncharacterized protein LOC115441646, which codes for MAFRVTKVLTALCLVCLFLQVESSFIKPNNVPRVGRSNEAISPFDQGMMGYVIKTNKNIPRMGRRNYDSENRFDIPKLYPWRAENTELYEDDAQPTNGEEINGFYGKQRENMKR